From the Hoplias malabaricus isolate fHopMal1 chromosome 6, fHopMal1.hap1, whole genome shotgun sequence genome, the window CACCAGGTCGTGCGCGGGTGTAAACAGTCCCTTTTTCTCTGTATCTTCAAATGGATATTTGAGCTGTAGATTTTGCACTTATTCTCCTTTGACGTTGACGTTCTTTATGCAAGAGGATTACGTTCTCTctaatctcctcagaaatattTCCTGAAAATGAATATCTTGGTTTTTAATGTCTGTTTACACTGgaaaagaaatgaaatgaatgaagtgTGGTCTCTGACCTTTGCCCAGTGCAGTCAGTGGAGATgctttataaacaaaactggaAATAACAGTAAAAATGCAGATTATTATAATGGTATGTtgtcttgtttgtgttttttggcaCGATGCTGCTCTCAGAGGACGCGTATAAGACACAGATCCGTATAGACGACGAGCCGGCGAACCTGGACATCTTGGACACAGCAGGACAGGTGAGAAGGAGAGGAAAAACAAGCGCAGGAGGAAATCAAGGAAGAGTAGAGAAATTAGGTCAAAACACAAGATAAAGTCACTTAGTTCACACTCTATACCTCTACTCCATTTATCACTGGGTTTCATTATAGTAATAAACCTCATGTCTGAGGGGTTAACCGTTGGAGCACATGTAGAtaaactgtttgtgtgtttgtttatgtgtcgtgactgtctgtgtgtccaTATTGACTGTATACCATCGAATtccaatcaaaaacattgaTCTCCATtgctgtggatgtttagtttactacgtcattggaacacagcagctgtccttcacactgtgtgaaaacacCATGAAGAACGgacaaatagaaatgcttcaaatttacttcaaataaaatctttttacattgacttccgctgaaatttaagaaggttttccccttctcctgtaaagttactgttttgggagatacacgtttctaattggacagcaatgatatgtgTATGTTAAGggtatttgagtgtgtgtgatgacaGTGTACAGTGTATGTGTCACGACTGTGTATTTATTGCTTAATGTATTGATGATTGTACGGTTGGTTTGTGTGTGATGACTGTATATATGTGATGGATtattgaactgtgtgtgtgtgtgtgtgtgtgtgtgtgtgtttctgaaggCTGAATTCACGGCGATGCGGGATCAGTACATGCGAGCTGGTGAGGGCTTCATCATCTCCTACTCCATAACGGACCGCCGCAGCTTCCAGGAGGCCAGGCAGTTTAAACAGCTGATCTACAGGGTCCGCCGCACCGTGGACACTCCGGTGGTCCTTGTTGGAAACAAATCGGACCTTGCCCACCTCAGACAGGTCAGACAGGGTTTAacaatatatgtgtgtatatatatagttttctCTTTCACTGGGAGATCACCCTAATTACACCGCCATCTGTAAACGTGAATCAGAGTAAACGTGTAAAGTGTTCTTGTCCTccctctgggtgggtaggatccCTCCGTTGCTCAGCATGTGCTGTatggatttgattgcattcagcacTGGTAGCATTAGTGAGGTGACATGCTGGTGTAGGTTTGGAGGGAGCTCTATAACTCCAGGGAACATAGCTACGCTGCTTCCAGTGCTTGGGGGCTTTGTTCCCCCTTTAGCCAACATCTGGCATTGAACATGGTGATCTCTGGCTCAGgtgcagcttctccagagcacaccacttcatttcatgcttttccatTGATATTATATATCCACAGTGTGTGCAATTCAAGTCAGAGGAATGCAGTAGTCATGAGGAGTGCCTGGCCTCTGAGACTGTGTGTTCCTAGGTGTCACTTAtgcctcctctcctctcctccaggTGTCAGTAGAGGAAGGAAAGGAGCTGGCGAGGGAGTTCCAGTGTCCATTCTTCGAGACCTCTGCGGCATTTCGTTATTACATCGACGAGGTGTTCGCCGCTCTGGTGCGACAGATCCGTCAGAGAGAGGCCGAGGTGGTGCGAGGGAATGAGAGGAAGAGCCGGAGATCACACTCCTTCTGGAGCCGCCTTAAAGCCCCCTTCCACAGAAAGCAGCAATCCGAGCACTGAGGGGATCCCGGGAGTCGCTGgtcctgggggggggggtcctcgGGGATGTCACTGTTGTTTTTGGTTCTCGCATCTGTACACTGAAGAAAACAAAGCTTGGCTTTGACTTGGGTTCATGTGTgttcatcatttccacatgtggAGAGCGCATCAATGTCATTAGTGATGCACCAATCAGGAACTGACTAATCAATAATGTCCCTCTGAGACGTATATAAACGTTCTAACTAtagataattatattaaatatagatTAATTTATTTAGGCGGATGAAACGAGAGCTGTATGTAAAAACAAGTTATGCCATACGTGCGGCAGTGTGTCAAATTAAAAGTCCCTCTTAACCAAGCCCATGGGACATGGGGCTTttttattgtgttgtagttGGCTGCAGTTTTGTCAGGACtcacacatttaaatttaacGTTGTATATAAAGTAGAATTGACTTGTTTTTGTAGCGAAAATGACATTTAGAGGTCTGCTGTGATCTTTTAAAACTTTGTAGCCCCAGAACAAACTGAAAGTGTTTGAATTATGAAGCGTTTCTCCAGTATTTCTCTCAATAAAATAAGTATTTAGCTCATTTCAACGATATATATGAGGTGTACATAttctaaaatgtattaatatgcggtcagtatttataaacatatacacacCTCATTTATATATATGAGAGTTATATTGGAATTGGTGTCAGGAGAGAGACAAAGTCAGATTGGTGCATCCCtaccacgtgtgtgtgtttgttatatatttataaggaAGTGTTATTCGTGTGGAAATGATGTACGTTTGAATGAAACAAGTTCAGCTcagtcttctgaacatcagtgGCTTTGTGAGCTGGGGACATGGGTTTAATTTAGGATTAATTCATTATGATTAAGCACTCCAAATCTTTTAGTTTTGTTGATCAGACACCAGCCTTGTATGTGCAGGTCACACACTTATGATCAGAACACCCACTCACACTTACGGCCTTCATTTACAGGCCACTTACTGTTACCTAAGACTTATTAATAATACTGTAGTGCTTAGGGAAATTGTTGAACTTGACACTAGggtcttttttctgtttgtttttaatatacaggcagcattctgtttttttttattgagggTGACTTTCAGGAGAACTGTAGTACCTcaaaaattgttttgtttttttttaaagtgggaAATATGAACGTGGTGGAGACTGGAGGGTGTGGTTTTTACAGGTCGATATAAAGAACAGAGAATggggtttattaaagttgaagGATGTGCAGAGAGGAGAAGCAGGTGAGCGGTATGTAGGGTATGAGACAGAtcgagggagagtgagagagtgagcatACACTGAAAGAAATGGCTTGGTTCACATACATGTATCACTCAATGACAACCATATTGTTGGTGAACAGTACAATGCCGATGTCAGTTACCACAccgttttaaaatgttatttcccAATGTTTCTGAGGAGATCAGATACAAGGAGGTCCATGAGTGGCACACGTGGCAAAAACTAGGGTGTGCAAAACTGGAATTCAATAAATGATGATCAACCTAGAAACAGGGACTGGGATTTCACCgtcagataaacagcactttaaaaaaaaaacccagctcCACCCTCACTTCAAATCTGAAATCTGAACACATCCACAGCTGTCTGTCCATCCTTCCCCTGTGAGAACAGCTCAACAGTTACAATTATCTATaacccttctccagttcagggtcgtggtgtgtccagagcctacctggaatcattggcgggaatacaccctggagggggcgccagtccttcacagggcaacacacacattcactcacacacacacctacggacacttttgactcatcaattcacctaccattgtgtgtttttggactgtgggaggaaacccacgcagacacagggagaacacaccacactcctcacagacagtcacccggaggaaacatacgcagacacagagagaacacaccgcactcctcacagtcacccggaggaaacccacgcagacacagggagaacacaccacactcctcacagacagtcacccggaggaaacatacgcagacacagggagaacacaccacactcctcacagtcacccggaggaaacccacgcagacacagggagaacaccccacactcctcacagacagtcacccggaggaaacatacgcagacacagggagaacacaccacactcctcacagacagtcacccggagaaaacccacgcaaacacagggagaacacaccacactcctcacagacagtcacccggaggaaacatacgcagacacagggagaacacaccacactcctcacagacagtcacccggaggaaacccacgcagacacagggagaacacaccacactcctcacagacagtcacccggaggaaacccacgcagacacagggagaacacaccacactcctcacagacagtcacccagaggaaacccacgcagacacaaggagaacatgcCTCACAGAAGGTAACCTGGAgcgagactcaaacccacaacctccatgcccctggagctgtgtgactgtgacgctacctgctgcgccacttgACGCCCAACTATATACTTGTTGTTGGAAAAAGAAGAACTGGTACTTGACTAGAAGAGCAGTAACTGAAGGGCGGTATCTGACTTCTGCACTGTGCTGTAAtacacacttttatttattcattccagTCAAGCATTCTTTCAGTGTTGCTGAAATACAGGGGGAAAGTTCACAGCGACACAGAGATACAGTGATGACACAGAGATACAGGTTTATTTGAGAATGGTGGGTTCTGTTAAAGTATACTTTTATCCTCACATTGTGTTGTCTTTtactttcttttgtttttgtccaAAGCTCATGTCCAGGTCATGTTTGCTTTGCGGCTTTGGAGCGCCGTCTTCTTTGCAGTGCAGTGGAGATGTGTTTTAATGCAGACTAGAGGGCAGAAGGAAGCTTAGAAAAGAGACACACTGGGAAAAGGTCTGGCCACAGAAAGGTTAAAGGTGATTTTCATTGATCTTTCAAAATATTTCTGCATTATTAGACGGTTTAGGAACAGGAACAGGGTCATTGAGAGGGGTTCGGTGTGAACGTCTCTGTTGCAgagtcagaattgttcacagtggtgatGACTGGAACCAGGAGGACGAGTTATTACTGAACAGTTTTGTTATGAATGACAGTTGTTATTAATACAGTGCCTAAAGGTTTGGGCCTCAAAGTCATTAACTCCTATGAAGGAACCAGTTTCTGCTCCACACAGTGGGTCCCCTAGGTGGGGGCAGCCATATTTAAAATGGGTTAAGTTGAAAGATACCTGCAAAGCAATGGAATTTGTCTTTAACCGACTTGAAATCTCAGTTGAAAACAACAGTGTTGTATTGATTTACCTTCATCTGGTTTGACTTTTGCCAATAGTTACTGTTTATAGAGGGTGTTTTTCAAAGTGATTACATGACAGTAACCTTTTAAAAACCCCTTACTTCTCCAAGAATGGCGTATGAATGTGTGTTCCCTCTTACTTCCCGTGTTGTGCAATTACTACACATTTAATTTGAATGGGCTTTTGCAGAGTTTAAAGCAAATgccagatttgtttgtttgtttgttttatttgtttttaaagtgtgaGATTTCTTTTTCCTAATTGTTTGATCATttccttaatttattttttaagagacTCTGGAATAAAATGGACGTAGATGAGTTTTAACAAAGTCACTTAATAAAGACTGTGCTGTGGTTCTTTCTTTCTAAGCCTCCAGGCGCCCTCCAGAGGCTGCATCGTGGTATTGTTTCACAATGGAGTTACACTACGAGGCCCAAAATTTGTGGACACCTTTTCGtcaaacatttcttctgaaatgaacagGTGTTACATCTCacactcttctgagaaggctttactcTAAATGTAGTAAAACGTCATGCagtgctgtgaggagttgatggcattcagccacagaaacaTCAGTAAGGTCAGCAAGTGATGTAGAGTGTTTAATCCAGGCACTCCAGCTTATCCCAG encodes:
- the rit1 gene encoding GTP-binding protein Rit1, with amino-acid sequence MESSRGTGSLSREYKLVMLGEGGVGKSAIIMQFISHRFPEDHDPTIEDAYKTQIRIDDEPANLDILDTAGQAEFTAMRDQYMRAGEGFIISYSITDRRSFQEARQFKQLIYRVRRTVDTPVVLVGNKSDLAHLRQVSVEEGKELAREFQCPFFETSAAFRYYIDEVFAALVRQIRQREAEVVRGNERKSRRSHSFWSRLKAPFHRKQQSEH